One stretch of Chryseobacterium indologenes DNA includes these proteins:
- a CDS encoding DUF5458 family protein: MDSKLQAQESQQQGQQQQHSGQPKGNPLAELNKMGGFGFVESVVDGIANMNPTRKARKEIFLNDGNKAEERKELLQKINLWVSLLEGSESADKMAETCKNKAQQADQNLKKNLKNTLDAVRLLETNYRTVAQFYKNTELDKVDNVSIVNASLDQVSDLDNPLFIDAISEEFKNYYDRLDLRDNYSILAIPGYLGSNKVIEKWAKICNENKVMMVTDFANLDKPDDVVDLFHSANLTGGELHRSNVIMTCNWLVGRGKAEEVGEEENVELPPSTSLAGKIHKTLMSQVAAGKKHGNINEVDAVKFELKKSEISQLEKMGLVPMVNEYGKIMAFSAKTLFTGDNIGLQTYSVVRVFDYVTKVLLDFLNRRAFENWNAKNEDDLRRQIVTFLDNIKGPDKLIEKFKIVRFEQDRVNKDRVWLDIRMTPYFPTKSFVIKLDGHKGDDGNEWDAEYAQE; this comes from the coding sequence ATGGATAGCAAATTACAGGCGCAAGAAAGCCAGCAGCAGGGACAGCAGCAGCAACACTCTGGGCAGCCGAAGGGTAACCCACTTGCAGAGCTCAATAAAATGGGAGGTTTTGGCTTTGTTGAATCCGTTGTAGACGGTATTGCCAATATGAACCCCACAAGAAAAGCTAGGAAAGAAATCTTCCTTAACGATGGCAATAAAGCAGAAGAAAGAAAAGAACTTCTTCAGAAGATCAATCTTTGGGTAAGCCTTTTAGAAGGTAGCGAATCTGCTGATAAAATGGCTGAAACGTGCAAGAATAAAGCACAGCAAGCCGATCAGAACTTAAAGAAAAATCTAAAAAATACACTGGATGCAGTTCGTCTGCTGGAAACCAACTACAGAACTGTAGCCCAATTCTACAAAAATACAGAATTGGATAAAGTGGATAACGTAAGTATTGTTAATGCAAGTCTGGATCAGGTTTCAGACCTGGACAATCCTTTATTCATTGATGCCATTTCTGAAGAATTTAAAAACTACTACGACCGTTTAGACCTTAGAGACAATTATTCAATCCTTGCTATCCCTGGATATTTAGGATCCAATAAAGTTATTGAAAAATGGGCTAAAATCTGTAACGAAAACAAAGTAATGATGGTTACAGACTTTGCTAACCTTGATAAACCAGATGACGTAGTTGATTTATTCCATTCTGCCAACCTTACAGGTGGTGAACTTCACAGAAGTAACGTGATCATGACGTGTAACTGGCTGGTAGGACGTGGAAAAGCTGAAGAAGTAGGAGAAGAAGAAAACGTAGAACTTCCACCTTCCACTTCATTAGCAGGAAAAATCCATAAAACATTGATGTCTCAAGTAGCAGCAGGTAAAAAACATGGTAATATCAACGAAGTAGACGCTGTAAAATTCGAATTGAAGAAAAGTGAAATTTCTCAGTTGGAAAAAATGGGTCTTGTACCAATGGTTAACGAATATGGTAAAATTATGGCTTTCTCTGCGAAGACATTATTTACAGGAGACAACATCGGTCTTCAAACGTATTCAGTAGTTCGTGTATTCGACTATGTAACAAAAGTATTACTGGACTTCCTGAACAGAAGAGCCTTCGAAAACTGGAATGCTAAAAACGAAGACGATCTGAGAAGACAAATTGTAACCTTCCTTGATAATATCAAAGGACCGGACAAACTGATTGAAAAATTCAAGATCGTTCGTTTCGAGCAGGATAGAGTAAACAAAGACAGGGTATGGCTTGACATTCGTATGACCCCTTATTTCCCTACAAAAAGTTTCGTTATTAAACTTGACGGACACAAAGGAGATGATGGTAACGAATGGGATGCAGAATACGCTCAGGAATAA
- the mutY gene encoding A/G-specific adenine glycosylase codes for MEKNNTTSEFLHVGNRILEWYRNNARDLPFRQTKDPYKIWICEIVFQQTRINQGLNHYNNFIKRFPDVKTLAEAEENEVLLYWKGLGYYSRAINIHKAAQQIMNDYGGVFPNQYEEILKLKGIGKYTAAAVSSICFGEKIPAVDGNFYRVLSRLFADDFDISNSRAFAYFSELAALVMPDNVGDFNQAMMDIGSEVCKPKNPLCEECPINEDCLAFSLQKISDYPVKTKKVKAEDLALTYYFVHKNGQFLIRQRKDDFIWKKLFEFPTSISSDMEPFITGTKTVSHKLTHKNLSIEIFNVEVSSEEIWNRFIAENQYQITDVQGSHEKSFPKPLENYIQNSLKD; via the coding sequence TTGGAAAAGAATAATACAACCTCAGAGTTTCTTCATGTAGGAAACAGAATTTTGGAATGGTATCGGAACAATGCAAGAGATTTGCCTTTCAGGCAGACAAAAGATCCGTATAAGATCTGGATTTGCGAAATTGTATTTCAGCAGACAAGAATCAATCAGGGGCTTAATCATTATAATAATTTCATTAAGAGATTTCCGGATGTGAAAACCTTAGCTGAAGCTGAGGAAAATGAAGTTTTGCTGTATTGGAAAGGATTAGGATATTATTCCAGAGCAATTAATATCCACAAAGCTGCCCAGCAGATTATGAATGATTATGGTGGTGTATTTCCTAATCAGTATGAAGAAATTTTAAAACTGAAAGGAATCGGGAAGTATACAGCAGCAGCTGTTTCAAGCATCTGCTTTGGAGAAAAAATTCCGGCAGTAGACGGAAATTTTTACCGTGTTCTCAGCCGTTTGTTTGCCGATGATTTTGATATTTCAAATTCAAGGGCATTTGCTTATTTCTCAGAATTGGCAGCTCTGGTAATGCCGGATAATGTAGGGGATTTCAACCAGGCGATGATGGATATCGGTTCAGAGGTCTGTAAACCCAAAAATCCACTTTGTGAAGAATGCCCCATCAATGAAGACTGTCTTGCTTTTTCTCTTCAGAAAATATCAGATTATCCTGTCAAAACAAAAAAAGTAAAAGCTGAAGACCTTGCTTTAACCTATTATTTTGTTCATAAAAACGGACAGTTTTTGATCCGCCAGCGAAAAGATGATTTTATCTGGAAAAAATTATTTGAGTTTCCTACCTCTATCTCTTCTGATATGGAACCTTTTATAACAGGAACTAAAACGGTAAGTCATAAACTGACGCACAAGAATTTAAGCATTGAAATATTCAATGTTGAAGTATCTTCAGAAGAGATCTGGAACCGTTTTATTGCTGAAAATCAATACCAGATTACCGATGTTCAGGGTTCTCATGAAAAATCCTTTCCAAAGCCTCTTGAAAATTACATTCAAAACTCGTTGAAAGACTGA
- the gldD gene encoding gliding motility lipoprotein GldD, whose translation MIKKVIFIFVSLLLISCGKDPVPKPYGELRLEYPAPKYQKFENNCAYTFEYSDFANITAAKKPCWYYLNYPKMKAKVFVTYYPIQNDFAEHIKEAEKMVYEHTIKASSIDTKSFEYPEKKVYGNFYELKGQSASNLQFYITDSTKHFVTAYLYFNTRPKPDSLAPAVNYIKNDMKHMLDSFEWKK comes from the coding sequence ATGATTAAAAAAGTCATTTTTATTTTTGTATCACTGCTTTTAATTTCATGTGGAAAAGACCCGGTTCCGAAACCGTACGGAGAACTGCGTCTTGAATATCCGGCACCGAAATACCAGAAGTTTGAAAACAATTGTGCTTATACCTTCGAATATTCTGATTTTGCTAATATTACCGCAGCGAAAAAACCTTGCTGGTACTATCTGAATTATCCCAAGATGAAGGCAAAGGTTTTTGTTACCTACTATCCAATACAGAATGACTTTGCTGAACATATAAAGGAAGCCGAGAAAATGGTATATGAACATACCATTAAAGCCAGCTCTATAGACACAAAATCCTTTGAATACCCTGAAAAGAAAGTATACGGGAATTTTTATGAACTGAAAGGACAAAGTGCTTCCAATCTTCAATTTTACATTACAGACAGTACGAAGCACTTCGTGACTGCTTACTTATATTTTAATACGAGGCCGAAACCGGACTCTCTGGCTCCTGCAGTGAACTATATCAAAAACGATATGAAACACATGCTGGACTCTTTTGAATGGAAAAAATAA
- a CDS encoding type VI secretion system contractile sheath small subunit, which produces MAMFNYGVGGNEVKVDANEAIQEIQENKSLIVSQLTTEESYTPEIVTGLKTVEDVFKHFQPSVAVQHETEDGGVVDEEFRFQNLGDFTPKSLTQKSDYLQQLSMEQEQYNKIVRQLKTNKILRNMLENDQTRAAFIEVLKEVAQELEK; this is translated from the coding sequence ATGGCAATGTTTAATTATGGTGTTGGCGGAAACGAGGTAAAAGTAGACGCTAATGAAGCTATTCAGGAAATACAGGAAAATAAATCACTGATAGTAAGCCAGCTTACAACAGAGGAATCTTATACCCCTGAAATTGTAACAGGATTAAAAACTGTGGAAGATGTTTTCAAACATTTCCAACCTTCTGTGGCAGTACAACACGAAACAGAAGATGGAGGAGTGGTTGATGAAGAATTCCGTTTTCAGAATCTTGGAGACTTTACTCCTAAAAGCCTTACTCAGAAATCTGACTATCTTCAGCAGCTGAGCATGGAACAGGAGCAGTACAATAAAATTGTACGTCAGTTAAAAACCAATAAAATTCTTCGTAATATGCTGGAGAACGACCAAACAAGAGCGGCGTTCATCGAAGTATTGAAGGAAGTAGCACAAGAACTTGAAAAATAA